The Virgibacillus dokdonensis genome includes a window with the following:
- a CDS encoding N-acetylmuramoyl-L-alanine amidase family protein has product MAKIAIGAGHGMHTPGKRSPAGEREWTFNNKVVSAAIKYLNRYANTTVIRMDDPTGDTDVPLTTRTNVANNADADILISYHHNANTGQWGSWTGTETYYYPGSSSGLALARAIHPSIVGAMGLRDRGIKSANFHMLRESIMPAILIEGGFMDSTIDIVKMRNNTTMDLTGKALADAIAAYLGLQPEGGGTTYTVKAGDSLWGIAQAHSMTVSKLQALNNLTDDIIYPGQVLVVSGVPSGSASFVEVITASLWVYNAPDWDAKYEIVHQGEVFTVNDELYVNGSKMYKLKSGLYITGNSNYVRYFSK; this is encoded by the coding sequence AATAAAGTTGTGTCTGCGGCTATCAAGTATTTAAATAGGTATGCGAATACCACTGTTATACGGATGGACGATCCTACAGGAGATACAGATGTGCCGTTAACGACAAGAACGAATGTAGCAAATAATGCTGATGCAGATATTTTAATATCCTATCATCACAATGCGAATACCGGGCAATGGGGTTCTTGGACAGGAACAGAGACGTATTACTATCCGGGGTCATCTAGTGGATTAGCTTTAGCAAGAGCTATTCATCCAAGTATTGTCGGGGCGATGGGATTACGTGATCGAGGTATAAAATCGGCAAATTTTCATATGCTTCGGGAGTCCATAATGCCCGCTATTCTCATTGAAGGTGGATTTATGGATTCTACCATTGATATTGTCAAAATGCGCAATAATACGACGATGGACCTTACTGGAAAAGCTTTAGCAGATGCTATTGCTGCATATTTGGGATTACAGCCAGAGGGAGGCGGGACTACGTATACGGTTAAAGCAGGAGACTCATTATGGGGGATTGCACAGGCACATAGTATGACTGTTAGCAAGTTACAGGCGTTAAATAACCTTACCGATGACATCATTTATCCTGGACAAGTACTAGTCGTTAGTGGAGTCCCTTCAGGAAGTGCAAGTTTTGTAGAAGTAATTACTGCTAGTTTATGGGTATATAATGCTCCTGACTGGGACGCAAAATACGAAATAGTGCACCAAGGAGAGGTGTTTACGGTAAATGATGAATTATATGTAAATGGATCTAAAATGTATAAGTTAAAGTCTGGGTTATATATTACCGGAAATTCAAACTATGTACGTTATTTTTCTAAGTAG